In the Fundulus heteroclitus isolate FHET01 chromosome 23, MU-UCD_Fhet_4.1, whole genome shotgun sequence genome, atcatcttcacTCTTCATTTTCTCAGCAATGTAGCGTACGCCGTCCACTGCATCCTCCACATCAATGTTGCTCTTGAGCGTCATCCTCCTCCTGATGTCTGTGTTCTCTGACGAGTCACTGATTCTCCAGCCGTAGCGTTTGGCCGAGTCCTCGTTGACAAAGAAGGACGACGAAGAATCCGCCACTCCCGCAGAGATGCCCGTCCCACCCTCCGCTCCACATGGCCTCTGGTCTGAGCTCTTTTGCCTCTGGTGTTTTTTCCTGAACCTCTCGCGGATATTGGAGCTACCGGGTCTCCTCATGAAGAGGAATGAAGGGAGCCGGTGCAGGAAGACCCGCTTGACCCAAGCTGGCATGGTGTGTGTGCTCGGGGACCGATGGTGGACGTTGAGCACGCAAACGCTTGTGACGATGGAGAAGGTGACCAGCACCATTGTGAACATTAGATACTTCCCAATCAGAGGCACCGCTAAAGACGTTGGTGGCACTATCTTTGAAATAAGAAGCAAAAACACAGTCAGGGCCAGGAGGACAGAAATGCAAAGAGTCATCTTCTCACCACAGTCTGAAGGAAGGTAGAAGACCAGGATGGCCAGGGAGGTGATGAGGATGCAGGGAATGATCAGGTTGATGGTGTAGAACAGAGGTTTCCTCCTGATGATGAAGTCATAGGTGATATCCAGGTATCTGATATCATTTGGATCTTCATTCTTGCGTCCTGGCAGGGAAACAATATCCCACTCACCGCTGGGTTTGAAGTCATCCCGCGAGGCGTAATCGCTGAGCAGGATGAGATCTATTTCTGTGTGGTCGTACGTCCAGGAGCGAAACTTGAGGGTGCAGTTCTGCTGGTCAAAGGGGAAGTCCCGGACTTCGATTTTACAGGCGGACTTGTAGATGGCCGGTGGGAGCCAGTCAACATCTCCGTTGTTGGAAACTAAAGCGTTGGAGTAGAAGGAAACTTCATACGTTCCGTCAGCACTGAACAAAACAAGGAGAACAAAGGGAGAAAGTCAAacacagtaggaaaaaaaagcccCTCACGATTTATTTCTATGGTTTTGTCTTTGAAATGTACACGAATACTCATAATTATTAAGCTCTCTGGGAGGCTaagatttaaagcttttt is a window encoding:
- the LOC105932616 gene encoding neuronal acetylcholine receptor subunit beta-2; protein product: MIWKFGSVCRSGGEDAMAVPVKTSVALLVLAVAAALCADVEERLVSHLLSAERYNKLIRPAVNNSQQVTIYIQVSLAQLINVNEREQIMTTNCWLTQGWNDYRLRWDPNEYEGIKKIRLPSQHIWLPDIVLYNNADGTYEVSFYSNALVSNNGDVDWLPPAIYKSACKIEVRDFPFDQQNCTLKFRSWTYDHTEIDLILLSDYASRDDFKPSGEWDIVSLPGRKNEDPNDIRYLDITYDFIIRRKPLFYTINLIIPCILITSLAILVFYLPSDCGEKMTLCISVLLALTVFLLLISKIVPPTSLAVPLIGKYLMFTMVLVTFSIVTSVCVLNVHHRSPSTHTMPAWVKRVFLHRLPSFLFMRRPGSSNIRERFRKKHQRQKSSDQRPCGAEGGTGISAGVADSSSSFFVNEDSAKRYGWRISDSSENTDIRRRMTLKSNIDVEDAVDGVRYIAEKMKSEDDDEGIIEDWKYVAMVIDRLFLWIFVCVCVVGTLGLFMQPLFQSYNTPVVDDTDHK